One Deinococcus cellulosilyticus NBRC 106333 = KACC 11606 genomic region harbors:
- a CDS encoding CoA-binding protein, translated as MTRLNNLVQQFLVQKSIAVVGVSEKKETGATFNYKKFKEAGYRVYPINPHLQTFQGSVCYPDLKSLPEKVDAVFVLANPGVTQKIVEECVRLGIKYVWMHCMMGVKPGAMKDQTSVSAEAIKLCQEHGIHVIPGSCPAQFLNPDFGHRMIRGVCGLMGNLKIRTPA; from the coding sequence ATGACCCGACTGAACAATCTGGTCCAGCAGTTCCTCGTGCAAAAAAGCATCGCAGTGGTGGGCGTGTCCGAGAAAAAAGAAACAGGAGCAACGTTCAACTACAAGAAATTCAAAGAGGCAGGTTACCGGGTCTACCCCATCAATCCACACCTGCAAACCTTCCAGGGATCAGTGTGTTACCCGGACCTCAAATCCCTTCCTGAGAAGGTGGACGCTGTCTTCGTTCTGGCCAACCCGGGCGTCACCCAGAAAATCGTCGAGGAGTGCGTGAGGCTCGGGATCAAGTACGTCTGGATGCACTGCATGATGGGCGTCAAACCCGGTGCCATGAAAGACCAGACCAGTGTTTCTGCTGAAGCCATCAAACTCTGTCAGGAACACGGCATCCACGTGATTCCGGGGTCCTGCCCTGCACAATTCCTGAACCCAGACTTTGGCCACAGGATGATTCGGGGGGTTTGCGGCCTGATGGGGAACCTGAAGATCAGGACCCCTGCCTGA
- a CDS encoding alpha/beta hydrolase family protein yields MNTRTETATRQNRIDLVRPDAPELAAPGPFSVGVQTLHWTDPRRADVLNSITELVFAPRPLTLEVWYPAELHAGQQKGTQYHTVIRDGKTPTTLHGQAVRNARPLTEQGPYPLVVLSHGYPGNRYLMAHLGENLASKGYVVVSIDHTDSTYSDLSGFNSTLYNRPLDQQFVLQEINDLKDQPGLFSGLVDTDRKALIGYSMGGYGVLNSIGAGFSDAAVVSPEGPPLGLLQERAHSNPEYHRAIDPRIRAAVAVAPWGMNYGLWQPEAFADVKVPVFLMGGSRDEVAGYETGVKAVFHCLTGTERHLLTFEEANHNVAAPIPAPFEAEADPIDFKHYADPVWDTVRMNNIMQHFVTAFLGLHLKGETAMVAYLQDENGLKGFTSNGRAGLKLEQSGRTPAE; encoded by the coding sequence ATGAACACCAGAACTGAAACAGCAACCCGGCAAAACCGCATTGATCTGGTCAGGCCAGATGCGCCTGAACTTGCTGCACCTGGCCCTTTCAGCGTCGGAGTGCAAACCCTGCACTGGACCGATCCCAGAAGGGCAGATGTTCTGAATTCCATCACCGAGTTGGTGTTTGCCCCCAGGCCCCTCACCCTTGAAGTCTGGTATCCGGCAGAGCTGCATGCAGGCCAGCAAAAGGGCACCCAGTACCACACCGTGATCAGAGACGGCAAAACCCCCACAACGCTGCATGGTCAGGCCGTTCGAAATGCCCGTCCCCTCACGGAGCAGGGACCCTACCCTCTGGTTGTGCTGTCTCATGGTTATCCTGGGAACCGCTACCTGATGGCCCATCTGGGCGAAAATCTGGCCAGCAAAGGTTATGTGGTGGTGTCCATCGACCACACCGACAGCACCTACAGCGACCTGTCAGGGTTCAACAGCACGCTCTACAACAGGCCCCTGGACCAGCAATTTGTGCTTCAGGAAATCAACGATCTGAAAGACCAGCCTGGACTGTTCTCTGGACTGGTGGACACAGATCGCAAGGCTCTGATTGGGTATTCCATGGGCGGATACGGGGTCCTCAACAGCATCGGGGCAGGCTTCAGTGATGCTGCTGTGGTTTCACCTGAAGGGCCTCCTTTGGGTCTCCTGCAGGAACGTGCCCACAGCAACCCTGAATATCACCGCGCCATAGACCCCAGAATCCGTGCCGCCGTGGCCGTTGCACCCTGGGGCATGAATTATGGTCTCTGGCAACCTGAAGCTTTTGCCGACGTGAAAGTGCCTGTGTTTCTGATGGGTGGGTCAAGGGACGAGGTGGCGGGATATGAAACGGGTGTGAAAGCGGTCTTTCACTGCCTCACGGGTACAGAAAGACACCTTCTGACTTTTGAGGAAGCCAATCACAATGTTGCTGCTCCGATCCCTGCACCCTTTGAAGCTGAGGCAGACCCCATCGATTTCAAACACTACGCTGATCCCGTATGGGACACGGTGCGCATGAACAACATCATGCAGCACTTTGTGACGGCCTTTCTGGGGCTTCACTTGAAAGGTGAAACAGCGATGGTGGCCTACTTGCAGGATGAAAACGGCCTGAAAGGATTCACTTCCAATGGCAGAGCAGGACTGAAGCTGGAACAGTCAGGCAGGACCCCAGCAGAGTGA